One stretch of Actinacidiphila sp. DG2A-62 DNA includes these proteins:
- a CDS encoding universal stress protein, whose protein sequence is MEEQQVPARFERGTDGPKVIVAGLDGSESSWRAAAYAAGLARRQHALLALVYVQPYLAGGAALGVPVSEADTGIAEQLLAEIRQQVERLRGAFQVRWEFHTFRGDPYNGMAMAADQLKADAVVVGASERAGHRFVGSVAVRLVKAGRWPVTVVP, encoded by the coding sequence GTGGAGGAACAGCAGGTGCCCGCACGTTTCGAGCGCGGTACGGACGGACCCAAGGTGATCGTGGCGGGGCTGGACGGCTCCGAGTCGTCCTGGCGCGCGGCGGCGTACGCGGCGGGGCTGGCGCGCCGCCAGCACGCCCTGCTCGCCCTCGTGTACGTGCAGCCCTATCTGGCCGGCGGAGCCGCGCTCGGGGTGCCGGTCTCCGAGGCCGACACCGGGATCGCCGAACAGCTGCTCGCCGAGATACGGCAGCAGGTGGAGCGGCTGCGCGGCGCCTTCCAGGTGCGCTGGGAGTTCCACACCTTCCGCGGCGACCCGTACAACGGCATGGCGATGGCGGCCGACCAGCTCAAAGCGGACGCGGTGGTGGTCGGCGCCTCGGAGCGGGCCGGCCACCGGTTCGTCGGCTCGGTCGCGGTGCGGCTGGTGAAGGCGGGCCGCTGGCCGGTCACGGTGGTGCCGTGA
- a CDS encoding GNAT family N-acetyltransferase, whose amino-acid sequence MNETSPGAAPPIVLRPWSDGDLALLRRTNAPEMTAFLGGPESEEKLAERHERYLRLDGDGGRMYAVVLAATGEAAGSIGFWSRTWHDQEVYETGWGVLPQFQGRGIAAAAARAVVAAARQQHGRRWLHAFPEVGHAASNAVCRKAGFTLVGECAFEYPKGTMIRSNDWRTDLEAL is encoded by the coding sequence ATGAACGAGACATCCCCGGGCGCGGCCCCGCCGATCGTGCTCAGACCCTGGTCGGACGGCGACCTGGCGCTGCTGCGCCGCACCAACGCCCCCGAGATGACCGCGTTCCTCGGCGGCCCCGAGAGCGAGGAGAAGCTCGCCGAGCGGCACGAGCGCTATCTGCGCCTGGACGGCGACGGCGGGCGGATGTACGCCGTCGTGCTCGCCGCCACCGGCGAGGCGGCCGGTTCCATCGGCTTCTGGAGCCGCACCTGGCACGACCAGGAGGTGTACGAGACCGGCTGGGGCGTGCTGCCGCAGTTCCAGGGGCGGGGCATCGCGGCCGCGGCCGCCCGCGCCGTCGTCGCCGCGGCGCGGCAGCAGCACGGCAGGCGCTGGCTGCACGCCTTCCCCGAGGTCGGCCACGCCGCCTCCAACGCCGTCTGCCGCAAAGCCGGTTTCACGCTCGTGGGGGAGTGCGCCTTCGAGTACCCCAAGGGCACGATGATCAGGTCGAACGACTGGCGCACCGACCTGGAGGCCCTGTGA
- a CDS encoding Mur ligase family protein, producing the protein MAGNSEPLSPRAKLAVTAGKAAAAVSRAAGKGSGSVIGGKIALRFDPDLLARLARHLDVVLVSATNGKTTTTRLIAEALRAGGPVVSNALGANMPAGITSALAGGSDARFGVIEVDEKYLAGVARDVAPKAIALLNLSRDQLDRAAETRMLAEKWREGLAGVEAIVVANADDPLIVWAASSSPTVVWVAAGQEWKDDAWSCPSCGGVLQRPSDDWFCAECGFRRPTPTWALSGDHVIDPYGAAWPIHLQLPGRANKSNAAVSAAVAASFGVEPKVALERMYKVQAVAGRYDVVSYQGRDLRLLLAKNPAGWLETFSLIDGPPAPVLLSVNARGADGTDTSWLWDVDYTRLAGHPILVIGDRKLDLAVRLEVAGLQFMVCAGLEEAVRSAPPGRIESIANYTAFQDLRRKVGN; encoded by the coding sequence ATGGCAGGCAACTCGGAGCCGCTGTCGCCGCGGGCCAAGCTGGCCGTGACGGCGGGCAAGGCCGCGGCGGCGGTGTCGCGTGCGGCCGGCAAGGGAAGCGGATCGGTGATCGGCGGCAAGATCGCCCTCAGGTTCGACCCCGACCTGCTGGCGCGGCTCGCCCGGCACCTCGACGTGGTGCTGGTGTCGGCCACCAACGGCAAGACGACCACCACCCGGCTGATCGCCGAGGCGCTGCGGGCCGGCGGCCCGGTGGTCTCCAACGCGCTGGGCGCCAACATGCCGGCCGGCATCACCTCGGCCCTGGCCGGCGGCTCGGACGCCCGCTTCGGCGTGATCGAGGTCGACGAGAAGTACCTCGCCGGCGTCGCCCGCGACGTGGCGCCCAAGGCCATCGCCCTGCTCAACCTCTCCCGCGACCAGCTCGACCGCGCCGCCGAGACCCGCATGCTGGCGGAGAAGTGGCGCGAGGGCCTGGCCGGCGTCGAGGCGATCGTCGTCGCCAACGCGGACGACCCGCTGATCGTCTGGGCGGCCTCCTCCAGCCCGACCGTGGTGTGGGTGGCGGCCGGTCAGGAGTGGAAGGACGACGCCTGGTCCTGCCCGTCCTGCGGCGGCGTGCTCCAGCGGCCGTCCGACGACTGGTTCTGCGCCGAGTGCGGCTTCCGCCGCCCCACCCCCACCTGGGCGCTGTCCGGCGACCACGTCATCGACCCGTACGGCGCCGCCTGGCCGATCCACCTGCAGCTGCCCGGCCGCGCCAACAAGTCCAACGCGGCGGTCTCCGCGGCGGTCGCGGCGTCCTTCGGCGTGGAGCCCAAGGTCGCCCTGGAGCGGATGTACAAGGTGCAGGCCGTGGCCGGGCGGTACGACGTGGTGTCGTACCAGGGCCGCGACCTGCGGCTGCTGCTGGCGAAGAACCCGGCGGGCTGGCTGGAGACGTTCTCGCTGATCGACGGGCCGCCGGCGCCGGTGCTGCTGTCGGTGAACGCGCGCGGCGCCGACGGCACCGACACCTCCTGGCTGTGGGACGTGGACTACACCCGGCTGGCCGGTCACCCGATCCTGGTGATCGGCGACCGCAAGCTGGACCTGGCGGTCCGGCTGGAGGTGGCCGGCCTGCAGTTCATGGTCTGCGCCGGCCTGGAGGAGGCGGTCCGCTCGGCGCCGCCCGGCCGGATCGAGTCGATCGCCAACTACACCGCCTTCCAGGACCTGCGCCGCAAGGTCGGCAACTGA
- a CDS encoding winged helix-turn-helix domain-containing protein: MPNVSSFHPSPYPARPAPAAAGQGAAAAAHRQRLRAVRPDEVPPAPDFLPPGATWLPAPGHVLPATAGGTPMVGYLVLVPAEADPAGAAPATPAAPYTAPEPADSAQSPVRIDAERRTALVDGRQLDLTYLEFELLAHLVAHPHRVHSRDQLVTTVWGYGHVGDGRTVDVHIARLRRKLGAEHRGSIVTVRRVGYKYAPAATAG, translated from the coding sequence ATGCCGAACGTCTCCTCGTTCCACCCCTCCCCGTATCCCGCCCGCCCCGCACCGGCAGCCGCCGGGCAGGGCGCCGCCGCCGCGGCGCACCGGCAGCGGCTGCGCGCGGTGCGGCCCGACGAGGTCCCGCCCGCCCCGGACTTCCTGCCGCCCGGCGCCACCTGGCTGCCCGCGCCCGGACACGTGCTGCCCGCGACCGCCGGCGGCACCCCGATGGTCGGCTACCTGGTGCTCGTGCCCGCGGAGGCCGACCCGGCCGGCGCCGCTCCCGCGACCCCCGCCGCGCCGTACACCGCACCGGAGCCCGCCGACAGCGCCCAGTCCCCGGTCCGGATCGACGCCGAGCGCCGCACCGCGCTCGTCGACGGCCGGCAACTCGACCTCACCTACCTGGAGTTCGAGCTGCTCGCGCACCTGGTCGCGCACCCGCACCGGGTGCACTCGCGCGACCAGCTGGTGACCACGGTGTGGGGCTACGGCCACGTCGGCGACGGCCGCACCGTGGACGTCCACATCGCACGGCTGCGCCGCAAGCTGGGCGCGGAGCACCGCGGCAGCATCGTCACCGTGCGCCGGGTCGGCTACAAGTACGCCCCCGCGGCGACGGCGGGCTGA
- a CDS encoding acyl-CoA dehydrogenase family protein, protein MGDFTLELNDDQQSVREWIHGFAADVMRPAAAEWDEREETPWPIIQEAAKIGLYSLDFYAQQFFDPTGLGIPMTMEELFWGDAGIALSIVGTGLAAVGVLSNGTEEQIGTWVPQMYGDADDVKLAAFCSSEPDAGSDVAAMRTRAVYDEAKDEWVINGTKTWATNGGIANVHVVVASVDPELGSRGHASFIVPPGTPGLSQGQKFKKHGIRASHTAEVVLDDVRVPGDCLLGGKDKLDERLARVRERARSGGAEGRERIKNAAMATFEASRPAVGAMAVGTARAAYEYALEYAKGREQFGRPIIDNQGVAFQLADMRTQIDAARLLVWRASWMATAGRPFTSAEGSMSKLFASETAKKVTAQAIQILGGNGYTREYPVERMHRDSAIYTIFEGTSEIQRLVIARTLSGLPIR, encoded by the coding sequence ATGGGCGACTTCACGCTCGAACTCAACGACGACCAGCAGTCCGTGCGCGAGTGGATCCACGGCTTCGCCGCCGACGTGATGCGCCCGGCCGCCGCCGAGTGGGACGAGCGCGAGGAGACCCCCTGGCCCATCATCCAGGAGGCCGCCAAGATAGGCCTGTACTCGCTGGACTTCTACGCCCAGCAGTTCTTCGACCCCACCGGCCTCGGCATCCCGATGACGATGGAGGAGCTGTTCTGGGGCGACGCGGGCATCGCGCTGTCCATCGTCGGCACCGGGCTCGCCGCGGTCGGCGTGCTGTCCAACGGCACCGAGGAGCAGATCGGCACCTGGGTCCCGCAGATGTACGGCGACGCCGACGACGTGAAGCTCGCCGCCTTCTGCTCCTCCGAGCCCGACGCCGGCTCCGACGTCGCCGCGATGCGCACCCGCGCGGTCTACGACGAGGCCAAGGACGAGTGGGTGATCAACGGCACCAAGACCTGGGCCACCAACGGCGGCATCGCCAACGTCCACGTCGTGGTCGCCTCGGTCGACCCGGAACTGGGCTCGCGCGGCCACGCCTCGTTCATCGTGCCGCCGGGCACCCCGGGGCTGTCCCAGGGGCAGAAGTTCAAGAAGCACGGCATCCGCGCCTCGCACACCGCCGAGGTGGTGCTGGACGACGTGCGGGTCCCCGGCGACTGCCTGCTCGGCGGCAAGGACAAGCTGGACGAGCGGCTGGCCAGGGTCCGCGAGCGGGCCCGCTCGGGCGGCGCCGAGGGACGCGAGCGGATCAAGAACGCCGCGATGGCCACCTTCGAGGCGTCCCGCCCGGCGGTCGGCGCGATGGCCGTCGGCACCGCCCGCGCCGCCTACGAGTACGCGCTGGAGTACGCCAAGGGCCGCGAGCAGTTCGGCCGGCCGATCATCGACAACCAGGGCGTGGCCTTCCAGCTCGCCGACATGCGCACGCAGATCGACGCGGCCCGGCTGCTGGTGTGGCGCGCGTCCTGGATGGCCACCGCGGGCCGGCCGTTCACCTCGGCGGAGGGCTCGATGTCCAAGCTCTTCGCCAGCGAGACCGCCAAGAAGGTCACCGCCCAGGCGATCCAGATCCTCGGCGGCAACGGCTACACCCGCGAGTACCCGGTGGAGCGGATGCACCGGGACAGCGCCATCTACACGATCTTCGAGGGCACCAGCGAGATCCAGCGCCTGGTCATCGCCCGCACCCTGTCCGGGCTGCCGATCCGCTGA
- a CDS encoding TetR family transcriptional regulator: METGQREQQRSASERRRRELLEAADRVVLRDGPEASMNAIAAEAGITKPILYRHFGDKSGLYRALAKRHTDALLATLRTALDSPGDRRDRVEATLHAYLSAIEARPQVYRFLMHPAETPPADGEKGFDVGRQSVPLLRRMGEDLGDVIAERLDLGEDSRLRARIWGHGIVGMMYAAGDWWLGERPCTRDQLVRSLTGLLWGMLAEADDMAGSQGL, translated from the coding sequence GTGGAGACCGGCCAGCGCGAGCAGCAGCGGAGCGCCAGCGAGCGGCGGCGCCGCGAACTGCTCGAAGCCGCCGACCGGGTGGTGCTGCGGGACGGCCCCGAGGCGTCGATGAACGCCATCGCCGCCGAGGCCGGCATCACCAAGCCGATCCTCTACCGGCACTTCGGCGACAAGAGCGGCCTGTATCGGGCACTCGCCAAGCGGCACACCGACGCGCTGCTGGCCACCCTGCGCACCGCGCTGGACTCCCCCGGCGACCGCCGCGACCGGGTCGAGGCGACGCTGCACGCCTACCTGTCGGCGATCGAGGCCCGGCCGCAGGTCTACCGCTTCCTGATGCACCCGGCGGAGACGCCGCCCGCCGACGGCGAGAAGGGCTTCGACGTGGGCCGGCAGTCCGTGCCGCTGCTGCGCCGGATGGGCGAGGACCTCGGCGACGTCATCGCCGAGCGCCTCGACCTCGGCGAGGACAGCCGGCTGCGGGCCCGGATCTGGGGCCACGGCATCGTCGGCATGATGTACGCGGCCGGCGACTGGTGGCTGGGCGAACGCCCGTGCACCCGTGACCAGCTGGTCCGCAGCCTGACCGGCCTGCTGTGGGGGATGCTCGCGGAGGCCGACGACATGGCCGGCAGCCAGGGGTTGTGA
- the def gene encoding peptide deformylase — MRRGTIPGSTGTVRRVRLLGDPALRTACPPAREFGAPLARLVEDMFATMYAASGVGLAANQIGVPLRVLVYDCPDDEDRRHLGHLVNPRLVHTGGPEVTGPEGCLSLPGLEYGTRRPDETVLEGVDLLGNPVRVAGTGFFARCLQHEYDHLEGGLYTDRLRGVRRARALRAGRRVAGASGG, encoded by the coding sequence ATGCGACGCGGCACCATTCCCGGCAGCACCGGCACGGTCCGCCGGGTGCGGCTGCTCGGCGACCCGGCGCTGCGCACCGCGTGCCCGCCCGCGCGGGAGTTCGGCGCGCCGCTGGCCCGCCTGGTGGAGGACATGTTCGCCACCATGTACGCGGCCTCCGGCGTCGGCCTGGCCGCCAACCAGATCGGCGTACCGCTGCGGGTCCTGGTCTACGACTGCCCGGACGACGAGGACCGCCGCCACCTCGGCCACCTGGTCAACCCGCGGCTGGTGCACACCGGCGGCCCCGAGGTCACCGGCCCCGAGGGCTGCCTGTCGCTGCCGGGCCTGGAGTACGGCACCCGGCGGCCGGACGAGACCGTGCTGGAGGGCGTCGACCTGCTCGGCAACCCGGTCCGGGTCGCCGGCACGGGCTTCTTCGCCCGCTGCCTCCAGCACGAGTACGACCACCTGGAGGGCGGCCTGTACACCGACCGGCTGCGCGGCGTCCGGCGCGCCCGCGCCCTGCGGGCCGGCCGCCGGGTCGCCGGCGCGTCCGGCGGGTGA
- a CDS encoding SRPBCC family protein, whose translation MPSIAVNVFVQRPAAEVFDFLADARNLALWSSGVTSVDPGFVAPGAGAEYRYRYPGRRRPHRLVCSDYEPCRRIAFRGQRMWSPLGTQVPLYTFDLLPHAGGTLVRLSVTSSLSAALLLLAPVVAMAWRRDLPTDGGKLREVLGGARPALAPASQPLSAQPAAAPSGAAAAPSPPSAPVVSAATAMRTASAPHGYDYAH comes from the coding sequence ATGCCGAGCATCGCCGTGAACGTGTTCGTGCAGAGGCCGGCCGCCGAGGTCTTCGACTTTCTCGCCGACGCCCGCAATCTCGCCCTGTGGAGTTCCGGCGTCACCTCCGTCGATCCGGGTTTCGTGGCGCCCGGCGCGGGCGCGGAGTACCGCTACCGCTATCCGGGTCGCCGCCGGCCGCACCGGCTGGTGTGCTCCGACTACGAGCCCTGCCGGCGGATAGCCTTCCGCGGACAGCGGATGTGGAGCCCGCTGGGCACCCAGGTGCCGCTCTACACCTTCGACCTGCTGCCGCACGCCGGCGGCACCCTGGTCCGGCTGTCGGTCACCAGCTCGCTGAGTGCCGCGCTGCTGCTGCTCGCCCCCGTCGTCGCCATGGCCTGGCGGCGCGACCTGCCGACCGACGGCGGCAAGCTCCGCGAGGTGCTCGGCGGCGCCCGCCCCGCCCTCGCGCCCGCGTCGCAGCCCCTGTCCGCGCAGCCCGCCGCGGCCCCCTCGGGCGCCGCCGCGGCACCTTCCCCACCTTCCGCACCCGTGGTGTCCGCGGCCACCGCCATGCGGACCGCGTCCGCGCCGCACGGCTACGACTACGCTCATTGA
- a CDS encoding L,D-transpeptidase family protein, giving the protein MAAATALSLGAALALAGAAPAGAQNRVAAPVVRLPAALPLPGLLADTGGGTQLITAVAPSTTATTGTLMWWERTAAGWRAVGSAPARFGAHGLADGATRVQGTQTTPTGLYGLPFAFGNAAAPSGTTLPYRKVTAGSWWCEDTRSTSYNRWTSPLPADCRASESEQLAHYPVQYAHAVVIDFNYAHPVKGRGAGIFLHVNGSGATAGCVSVPADALNRVMAWLRPAAAPHIAIGTSGGPTAVTRY; this is encoded by the coding sequence CTGGCCGCCGCCACCGCGCTGTCGCTCGGCGCGGCCCTCGCCCTGGCCGGCGCCGCCCCGGCCGGCGCGCAGAACCGCGTCGCGGCCCCGGTGGTGCGGCTGCCCGCCGCGCTCCCGCTGCCCGGCCTGCTCGCCGACACCGGCGGCGGCACCCAGCTGATCACCGCCGTCGCACCGTCCACCACGGCGACGACCGGCACCCTGATGTGGTGGGAGCGCACCGCCGCCGGCTGGCGCGCCGTCGGCAGCGCGCCCGCCCGCTTCGGCGCGCACGGCCTGGCCGACGGCGCGACCCGCGTCCAGGGCACGCAGACCACGCCCACCGGTCTGTACGGACTGCCCTTCGCCTTCGGCAACGCCGCCGCGCCGAGCGGCACCACGCTGCCGTACCGCAAGGTCACCGCCGGCTCCTGGTGGTGCGAGGACACCCGCTCGACCTCCTACAACCGGTGGACCAGCCCGCTGCCCGCCGACTGCCGCGCCTCGGAGTCCGAGCAGCTCGCCCACTACCCGGTGCAGTACGCCCACGCCGTCGTCATCGACTTCAACTACGCCCACCCGGTCAAGGGCCGCGGCGCCGGCATCTTCCTGCACGTCAACGGCAGCGGCGCGACCGCTGGCTGCGTCTCGGTGCCGGCCGACGCGCTGAACCGCGTCATGGCGTGGCTGCGGCCCGCCGCGGCGCCGCACATCGCCATCGGCACCAGCGGCGGTCCCACCGCCGTCACCCGCTACTGA
- a CDS encoding type 1 glutamine amidotransferase has product MSESSLRLVWVYPDLLSTYGDQGNALVVERRALQRRVPVSRVDVRSDQQIPTSGDIYLIGGGEDRPQRLAAERLRRDGGLSRAVANGAIVFSVCAGYQILGHEFVNDLGRPEPGLGLLDVVSVRGEGERCVGDVLADIDPRLGLPPLTGFENHQGVTHVGPAARPFARLRVGRGNGTGDGTEGAFNDTVFGTYMHGPVMARNPHIADMLIKLALDVNALPPVDDQWYDALRAERIAAAAQPS; this is encoded by the coding sequence ATGAGTGAGTCCAGCCTGCGCCTGGTGTGGGTCTACCCCGACCTGCTGAGCACCTACGGCGACCAGGGCAACGCGCTGGTGGTGGAGCGGCGGGCGCTGCAGCGCCGGGTGCCGGTCTCGCGGGTCGACGTCCGCTCCGACCAGCAGATCCCGACCTCCGGGGACATCTACCTGATCGGCGGCGGCGAGGACCGGCCGCAGCGGCTCGCGGCCGAACGGCTGCGCCGCGACGGCGGGTTGAGCCGGGCGGTGGCCAACGGGGCGATCGTCTTCTCGGTCTGCGCCGGCTACCAGATCCTCGGCCACGAGTTCGTCAACGACCTCGGCCGGCCGGAGCCGGGCCTGGGCCTGCTGGACGTGGTGAGCGTGCGCGGCGAGGGCGAGCGCTGCGTGGGCGACGTGCTGGCCGACATCGACCCGCGGCTCGGCCTGCCGCCGCTGACCGGCTTCGAGAACCACCAGGGCGTCACCCACGTCGGCCCCGCCGCCCGGCCGTTCGCCCGGCTGCGCGTCGGCCGTGGCAACGGCACCGGGGACGGCACCGAGGGCGCGTTCAACGACACGGTCTTCGGCACGTACATGCACGGCCCGGTGATGGCCCGCAACCCGCACATCGCCGACATGCTGATCAAGCTCGCGCTGGACGTCAACGCGCTGCCCCCGGTCGACGACCAGTGGTACGACGCGCTGCGCGCGGAGCGGATCGCGGCGGCGGCGCAGCCCTCCTGA